In a genomic window of Pseudomonas putida:
- a CDS encoding LysR family transcriptional regulator, producing the protein MDRFQEMQVFAAVAQDQGFSAAARRLGMSAASVTRAVAGLEKRIGTQLLTRTTRSVHLSEAGQRFLEDCRRILAEVQEAEDSAAGSHILPRGQLTITAPVLFGELFITPLMVSFLTQFPDVTINALLVDRVVSVVEEGIDVAVRIGELPDSNQHAIRVGQVRRVIVASPQFLATHGRPAHPQDLAEAPIIATSAIGQLKNWPFLEGDEPLSVRADPRLMVTANRAAINAAALGLGYTRVLSYQVASKVAEGELEIVLADYELPPLPIHVVYQGGRKAPARVRSFVDFTVKALRENSALWG; encoded by the coding sequence ATGGACCGCTTCCAGGAAATGCAGGTCTTCGCCGCCGTTGCCCAGGACCAGGGGTTTTCCGCGGCAGCGCGGCGATTGGGAATGTCCGCGGCCAGCGTCACCCGGGCGGTGGCGGGGCTGGAGAAGCGCATTGGTACTCAGCTACTTACGCGCACCACGCGCAGTGTGCATTTGAGCGAAGCGGGGCAACGTTTCCTCGAGGACTGTCGGAGAATTCTCGCGGAAGTGCAGGAGGCCGAAGATTCAGCGGCGGGCAGCCACATCCTGCCCCGCGGGCAGCTGACAATCACCGCGCCGGTTTTGTTTGGTGAGCTGTTTATCACACCGCTCATGGTGAGTTTTCTGACCCAATTTCCCGACGTCACCATCAATGCACTGTTGGTTGATCGAGTGGTCAGTGTGGTGGAGGAGGGGATCGACGTAGCGGTTCGCATCGGTGAACTGCCTGACAGCAATCAGCACGCGATTCGGGTGGGACAAGTGCGCAGGGTGATCGTGGCGTCGCCGCAGTTTCTCGCGACTCATGGCCGGCCAGCACACCCGCAGGATTTGGCAGAGGCGCCAATCATTGCAACGTCGGCGATTGGGCAGCTCAAGAATTGGCCGTTTCTTGAAGGTGATGAGCCCCTGTCCGTACGTGCAGATCCGCGACTGATGGTGACGGCGAACCGGGCCGCCATCAACGCGGCAGCGCTCGGGCTTGGTTATACCCGAGTGCTTTCTTATCAAGTCGCGAGCAAGGTGGCTGAAGGGGAATTGGAAATCGTCCTGGCCGATTATGAGCTGCCGCCGCTTCCCATCCACGTCGTGTATCAGGGCGGACGCAAGGCCCCGGCGCGGGTCCGCAGTTTTGTTGATTTCACCGTGAAGGCACTGCGGGAGAATTCGGCGTTATGGGGCTGA
- a CDS encoding glutathione S-transferase family protein, translating to MQAIKLYNFPRSGHAHRVELMLSLLKLPTELIFVDLAKGEHKKPEYLALNAFGQVPVLDDQGVVLADSNAILVYLAQKYGNGRWLPADPVGAAKVQRWLSAAAGPIAFGPARARLITVFGAPYNAEETIAYAHTVLKVIDQELAKSPYLVGSEPTIADVAAYSYIAHAPEGNVSLDDYANIRAWLARVEALPGFVGMPRTVAGLQKTA from the coding sequence ATGCAAGCCATCAAACTCTACAACTTCCCACGTTCCGGCCATGCCCACCGTGTGGAGCTGATGCTCTCGCTGCTGAAACTGCCGACCGAGCTGATCTTTGTCGACCTGGCCAAGGGCGAACACAAGAAGCCTGAGTACCTTGCACTGAATGCATTTGGTCAGGTGCCGGTATTGGACGATCAAGGTGTGGTGCTCGCGGATTCCAACGCGATTCTGGTTTATCTGGCGCAAAAATACGGCAATGGCCGCTGGTTGCCTGCTGATCCGGTCGGTGCGGCAAAAGTGCAGCGCTGGTTGTCCGCCGCCGCAGGTCCGATTGCATTCGGCCCGGCCCGCGCCAGGCTGATCACTGTCTTCGGTGCGCCTTACAACGCTGAAGAAACCATTGCGTACGCCCATACCGTGCTCAAGGTCATCGATCAGGAATTGGCCAAGTCGCCCTATCTGGTGGGCAGCGAGCCGACTATTGCCGACGTGGCCGCCTACAGCTACATCGCCCATGCGCCGGAAGGCAATGTGTCGCTGGACGACTACGCCAACATCCGCGCCTGGCTGGCCCGTGTCGAAGCCTTGCCTGGTTTTGTCGGTATGCCGCGCACGGTTGCGGGTCTGCAAAAAACTGCCTGA
- the glmS gene encoding glutamine--fructose-6-phosphate transaminase (isomerizing), translated as MCGIVGAVAERNITAILVEGLKRLEYRGYDSAGVAVYTDEEKLERARRPGKVSELEQALAESPLNGRLGIAHTRWATHGAPCERNAHPHFSEGVAVVHNGIIENHEALREQLKALGYVFTSDTDTEVIAHLLNHKLKDLPDLTEALKATVKDLHGAYGLAVISAKQPDRLVAARSGSPLVIGLGLGENFLASDQLALRQVTDRFMYLEEGDIAEIRRHSVQIWDVTGKAVERKMVQYNDGAEAADKGEFRHYMLKEIHEQPSVVQRTLEGRLSPNQVLVQAFGPQAAELFAKVRNVQIVACGTSYHAGMVARYWLEELAGIPCQVEVASEFRYRKVVVQPDTLFVTISQSGETADTLAALRNAKELGFLASLAICNVGISSLVRESDLTLLTQAGREIGVASTKAFTTQLVGLLLLTLSLGQVRGTLADGVEAALVEELRRLPSRLGEALAMDSTVEKIAELFSEKNHTLFLGRGAQFPVAMEGALKLKEISYIHAEAYPAGELKHGPLALVDNDMPVVTVAPNNELLEKLKSNLQEVRARGGQLIVFADEKAGMTNGEGTHVVNMPHIHDILSPILYTIPLQLLSYYVAVLKGTDVDQPRNLAKSVTVE; from the coding sequence ATGTGTGGAATTGTTGGAGCAGTTGCAGAACGTAATATCACCGCCATCCTGGTCGAGGGCCTGAAGCGTCTTGAATACCGTGGGTATGACAGCGCTGGTGTTGCCGTTTATACCGATGAAGAAAAGCTGGAGCGTGCGCGTCGTCCAGGCAAGGTCAGCGAGCTGGAACAAGCACTGGCAGAATCGCCGCTGAACGGACGCCTCGGGATCGCCCACACTCGTTGGGCCACTCACGGTGCCCCTTGCGAGCGCAACGCGCACCCGCATTTCTCTGAAGGTGTGGCCGTTGTGCACAACGGCATCATCGAAAACCACGAGGCGCTGCGTGAACAACTCAAGGCGCTGGGCTACGTCTTTACTTCGGACACCGATACCGAAGTCATCGCTCACCTGCTGAACCACAAACTCAAGGACCTGCCTGATCTGACCGAAGCCCTCAAGGCAACCGTCAAGGATTTGCATGGCGCCTACGGCCTGGCGGTCATCAGTGCCAAGCAGCCTGATCGCCTGGTTGCAGCCCGTAGCGGCAGCCCGCTGGTGATCGGTCTGGGCCTCGGGGAAAACTTCCTCGCCTCTGACCAGTTGGCCCTGCGCCAGGTCACCGACCGTTTCATGTACCTGGAAGAGGGCGATATCGCTGAGATTCGCCGCCACAGCGTGCAGATCTGGGACGTAACCGGCAAGGCCGTTGAACGCAAGATGGTGCAATACAACGATGGTGCGGAAGCCGCTGACAAAGGCGAATTCCGTCACTACATGCTCAAGGAAATTCACGAGCAACCGTCCGTTGTACAGCGCACCCTGGAAGGTCGCCTGAGCCCGAACCAGGTGCTGGTGCAGGCTTTCGGTCCGCAGGCTGCCGAACTGTTCGCCAAAGTGCGTAATGTGCAGATCGTTGCGTGCGGCACCAGCTATCACGCCGGCATGGTCGCGCGTTACTGGCTGGAAGAACTGGCCGGTATCCCGTGCCAAGTCGAAGTCGCCAGCGAGTTCCGCTATCGCAAAGTGGTGGTGCAGCCTGACACGCTGTTCGTCACCATCTCCCAATCCGGTGAAACCGCCGACACCCTGGCCGCGCTGCGTAATGCCAAGGAACTGGGTTTCCTCGCCAGCCTGGCAATCTGCAACGTTGGCATCAGCTCGCTGGTGCGTGAGTCCGATCTGACCCTGCTGACCCAGGCCGGTCGCGAAATCGGTGTGGCGTCGACCAAAGCCTTTACCACCCAACTGGTCGGCCTGCTGCTGTTGACCCTGTCCCTGGGTCAGGTTCGCGGCACTTTGGCCGATGGCGTTGAAGCCGCATTGGTCGAAGAACTGCGCCGTCTTCCGAGCCGTTTGGGTGAAGCGCTGGCGATGGACAGCACCGTGGAGAAAATCGCCGAGCTGTTCTCCGAGAAGAACCACACCTTGTTCCTGGGCCGCGGTGCGCAATTCCCGGTGGCAATGGAAGGTGCGCTCAAGCTCAAGGAAATCTCCTACATTCACGCCGAAGCCTATCCAGCCGGCGAGCTGAAGCACGGTCCATTGGCGCTTGTGGATAACGACATGCCTGTGGTGACTGTTGCACCGAACAACGAACTGCTGGAAAAACTGAAGTCCAACCTTCAGGAAGTCCGTGCCCGTGGTGGTCAGTTGATCGTTTTCGCCGACGAGAAAGCCGGCATGACCAATGGTGAAGGCACGCACGTCGTGAACATGCCGCACATCCACGACATTCTGTCGCCTATCCTCTACACCATCCCGCTGCAGCTGCTGTCGTACTACGTGGCGGTGCTCAAAGGCACTGACGTCGACCAGCCGCGCAACCTGGCGAAATCGGTGACTGTGGAATAA
- a CDS encoding DUF3142 domain-containing protein, whose translation MDFYVRLSALLIALALLPGCERKAAPPLDQQLYVWQRQWTAEHAPALSDSRTDFSTLRVLALQAFPKAGWSLAQIDPVLLKRDGRPLIAVIRLDGQLKALDQQDITTRIQLLISDWQTSGLSLAGVEIDHDAGNARLPAYREFLTHLRAVLPSSMPLSITALPAWLDSPELPALLSTVDSSVLQVHAVTDPRRGLFDPDQARQWAKDWSRITVKPFYLALPAYGVALLPSAGGAPIVESEVSIERDGKRQELMADPRQLSQLSSELRADPPVHLAGLIWFRLPLANDRRAWSRTTLRAVARGDALVSHLKLSLSTQQDLYDIGLRNEGNLDSAWPERLTLVAHGCEGADALAGYTLQQEADLLTFTRQREGRIAAGGQRAIGWARCAIINQGESNVQP comes from the coding sequence ATGGATTTTTACGTGCGTCTATCGGCGTTGCTGATAGCGCTGGCGCTGCTCCCAGGTTGCGAACGAAAAGCCGCACCACCGCTGGATCAGCAACTTTACGTTTGGCAGCGGCAGTGGACGGCGGAACATGCACCGGCTCTGAGTGACAGTCGTACCGATTTTTCAACCTTGCGCGTGCTGGCCTTGCAGGCCTTCCCCAAAGCGGGGTGGAGCCTGGCGCAGATTGATCCTGTTCTGCTCAAACGTGATGGTCGCCCACTGATTGCGGTGATTCGCCTCGATGGGCAGCTCAAGGCTTTGGATCAGCAAGACATCACTACGCGGATTCAACTGCTGATCAGTGATTGGCAAACCTCGGGATTGAGTCTTGCCGGCGTGGAAATCGATCACGATGCGGGCAATGCCCGGTTACCCGCCTATCGCGAATTTCTCACGCATCTTCGCGCCGTACTTCCTTCCTCCATGCCATTGAGCATCACTGCGTTGCCAGCCTGGCTCGACAGTCCCGAATTGCCAGCGTTGTTATCCACTGTCGATAGCAGTGTGCTGCAGGTGCATGCGGTGACGGATCCGCGTCGCGGTTTGTTCGATCCAGATCAAGCCCGGCAATGGGCGAAGGACTGGAGCCGCATCACGGTTAAACCTTTCTACCTGGCACTGCCCGCCTATGGCGTCGCGCTGTTGCCGAGCGCCGGCGGCGCACCCATCGTGGAAAGCGAAGTGAGCATTGAGCGCGATGGAAAACGCCAGGAGCTGATGGCCGACCCACGACAATTGAGTCAGCTGAGTAGCGAGTTGCGCGCTGATCCGCCGGTTCATCTGGCCGGTCTGATCTGGTTTCGCCTACCGTTGGCCAATGATCGCCGCGCCTGGAGCCGGACCACGTTGCGCGCGGTGGCCAGGGGAGATGCGTTGGTCAGCCATCTGAAGCTGAGCCTCTCAACGCAACAGGACCTGTATGACATTGGTCTTCGTAACGAAGGCAATCTCGACAGTGCCTGGCCGGAACGCCTGACATTGGTTGCGCACGGTTGCGAAGGCGCCGATGCACTGGCCGGTTATACATTGCAACAAGAGGCCGATCTGCTTACCTTCACTCGCCAGCGCGAAGGTCGGATTGCGGCCGGTGGGCAGCGCGCCATCGGTTGGGCGCGCTGTGCAATCATCAATCAAGGAGAGTCGAATGTTCAGCCGTAA